A single genomic interval of Nerophis ophidion isolate RoL-2023_Sa linkage group LG11, RoL_Noph_v1.0, whole genome shotgun sequence harbors:
- the apoc2 gene encoding apolipoprotein C-II: MNKLLVVTVLFALLAISAESFRMPRQAEDEDQGTLTMISGKVKSCYNNVINTASDYMESFKGLKLDEKIKDFYTETSTVLSTYNGIFQDQVYHLFYPQDS, translated from the exons ATGAACAAACTGTTGGTTGTCACTGTGCTGTTTGCACTCCTTGCCATTA GTGCTGAAAGCTTCCGTATGCCGAGGCAGGCCGAGGATGAGGATCAGGGCACCCTGACCATGATTAGCGGCAAAGTCAAGTCGTGCTACAACAACGTGATCAACACAGCCTCTGACTACATGGAGAGTTTTAAAGGCCTGAAGCTGGATGAGAAAATCAA GGACTTTTACACGGAAACTAGCACGGTTTTGAGCACCTACAATGGAATCTTCCAGGACCAGGTCTATCACCTCTTTTACCCCCAAGACTCATAA
- the apoa2 gene encoding apolipoprotein A-II encodes MNAKYAVALILALQVSMSLCDVPAPDQELVDKYDAYRSVFYKRLLNAYSKLQAAVGPIVDKIGETQQGAGAKDFVVDMQSKPELQAVVKVVSGMAEEVAPLVDKARTTLLGLYGHYMRPTVGDFLSDSIDNIKVYLDKFMPAE; translated from the exons ATGAATGCAAAATATGCAGTTGCACTGATCCTGGCTCTGCAGG TCTCCATGAGCCTGTGCGATGTTCCCGCACCCGATCAGGAGCTTGTAGACAAATACGATGCCTACAGGTCGGTGTTCTACAAGAGGCTGCTGAACGCTTACAGCAAGCTGCAGGCGGCCGTCGGTCCCATCGTCGACAAAATCGGAGAGACCCAGCAGGGCGCAGGCGCCAAGGATTTTGTGGTGGATATGCAGAGCAAACCTGAGCTGCAAGCTGTCGTAAAGGTTGTCAG TGGAATGGCTGAGGAGGTTGCCCCCCTGGTGGACAAGGCCCGCACCACTCTCCTGGGACTGTACGGACACTACATGCGCCCCACCGTTGGTGATTTCCTGAGCGACTCCATCGACAACATCAAAGTCTACCTGGACAAGTTCATGCCTGCCGAGTAA